A region from the Algoriphagus machipongonensis genome encodes:
- a CDS encoding esterase, whose product MKLKHLKSMILAYLLVGGSYVSNAQEISAMQAPKVVSPEVGKDNSVTFRVFSPDANKVEVNGSWMGFGDRLPLAKGENGIWSVSVDPLESSMYHYNFFIDGVSAIDPTNPEALRDGTRYASLLIVPGDGAKVFQLNETPHGDVSKVWYQSPSLESYRRMYVYTPPGYETSTQDYPVLYLLHGAGGDEDAWTALGRANYILDNLIAEGKAKPMLIVMTNGNAWQTSTLRNKPGIGAITRETYGQFQGKFEKSLVEDVVPYIEKNYRVIKSKDGRALAGLSMGGAHTITASIEYPGTFGYIGVFSSGIFDANADMAEMEMKFAALKSSNVQKYWVGCGVDDFVMESNKRLLSVLEKVDFEHEYYESEGGHTWANWRDYLSIFAPMLFK is encoded by the coding sequence ATGAAACTCAAACACCTAAAATCTATGATACTCGCCTACCTTCTGGTAGGAGGATCTTATGTTTCTAATGCGCAAGAAATATCTGCAATGCAAGCGCCCAAAGTGGTCTCACCAGAAGTTGGTAAAGACAATTCGGTTACTTTTCGTGTCTTTTCTCCAGATGCTAATAAAGTTGAAGTCAACGGTAGCTGGATGGGCTTTGGAGACAGATTACCTTTGGCAAAAGGCGAAAACGGGATTTGGTCAGTGAGTGTCGATCCTTTGGAGTCTTCCATGTATCATTATAACTTCTTCATCGACGGTGTTTCGGCTATTGATCCTACCAACCCAGAGGCGTTGAGAGATGGAACACGCTATGCGAGCTTACTAATCGTTCCGGGTGATGGAGCTAAGGTATTCCAACTCAATGAAACACCTCACGGAGATGTTTCTAAGGTTTGGTATCAATCTCCTTCCTTGGAAAGTTATAGAAGGATGTACGTTTATACGCCTCCAGGATATGAAACTAGTACTCAAGATTATCCAGTGCTCTATCTATTACATGGCGCAGGAGGAGATGAAGATGCTTGGACTGCTTTAGGTCGAGCCAATTATATCTTAGATAACCTGATCGCGGAAGGAAAAGCAAAACCAATGCTGATTGTTATGACCAACGGAAATGCTTGGCAAACAAGTACCCTGAGAAATAAGCCAGGAATCGGCGCAATCACACGTGAAACCTATGGTCAATTTCAAGGTAAATTTGAAAAAAGCCTCGTTGAAGATGTTGTCCCATATATAGAGAAAAACTATCGCGTAATCAAAAGTAAGGACGGTCGTGCTCTTGCAGGTTTATCTATGGGCGGGGCTCATACGATTACAGCGAGTATAGAGTATCCTGGCACTTTTGGATATATCGGAGTATTCAGTAGTGGCATATTTGATGCAAATGCAGATATGGCTGAGATGGAAATGAAATTTGCTGCTTTAAAATCAAGTAATGTTCAAAAATACTGGGTTGGCTGTGGAGTGGATGATTTTGTCATGGAATCCAACAAACGCCTACTTTCAGTATTAGAGAAAGTAGATTTTGAGCATGAATACTATGAAAGTGAAGGTGGCCATACATGGGCAAATTGGAGAGATTACTTGAGCATTTTTGCTCCTATGCTTTTCAAATAG
- a CDS encoding MBL fold metallo-hydrolase yields MKKLTFLTLAFLLCHQLSFAQSGMENVTITSEQLAPNIYVLFGSGGNIGLAVGEEYAYMIDDQFGQLSEKILTTVREITDKPLKYVVNTHWHGDHVGGNENMANAGATIVANDAVRRRMSQPKPGEATPTTAYKALPEITFSDEMTIHLDPNNTMMIFHMENAHTDGDSFIYFPESNVIHLADNFPNGGYPFIDINSNGDIEGLITNLNRALFLVNDQTKIIPGHGKIADRETLKAYRDMVDTVRERVKSAKSQGKSLDEIQKMGLSKEWDEDFGKGFINPERFIESVFKTVD; encoded by the coding sequence ATGAAAAAATTAACCTTTCTTACTTTGGCTTTTCTCCTCTGCCATCAACTTTCTTTTGCCCAGTCAGGAATGGAAAATGTGACTATCACTTCTGAACAATTAGCACCCAATATTTATGTACTTTTTGGTTCAGGCGGAAATATAGGTTTGGCAGTAGGCGAAGAATATGCTTACATGATTGATGATCAATTCGGTCAGCTTTCAGAAAAAATATTAACTACTGTTAGAGAAATTACTGATAAACCCCTCAAATATGTTGTCAATACACATTGGCACGGTGATCATGTCGGCGGCAATGAAAACATGGCCAATGCGGGAGCCACTATCGTAGCGAATGATGCGGTAAGAAGAAGAATGAGCCAACCCAAGCCTGGAGAAGCAACCCCTACTACAGCATACAAAGCTCTACCTGAAATTACTTTTTCAGATGAAATGACTATTCATTTAGACCCCAACAACACCATGATGATCTTTCATATGGAAAATGCACATACAGATGGAGATTCTTTCATTTATTTTCCTGAAAGTAATGTGATCCACTTAGCTGATAATTTTCCGAATGGTGGATATCCTTTTATAGACATCAACTCAAATGGTGATATAGAAGGTTTGATTACCAACCTCAATAGAGCTTTATTTTTAGTAAACGATCAAACCAAAATTATTCCTGGTCATGGAAAAATAGCGGACAGGGAAACACTAAAAGCTTATAGAGATATGGTAGACACCGTACGGGAGCGTGTTAAAAGCGCCAAATCCCAAGGTAAAAGTCTAGATGAAATTCAGAAAATGGGACTATCTAAGGAATGGGATGAGGATTTTGGTAAAGGTTTTATCAATCCAGAAAGATTTATCGAATCTGTATTTAAAACAGTAGATTAA
- a CDS encoding DinB family protein, with product MEEANRIKSLFAKQFDGKPWLGVNFTEKLQEVTPEMAAYKITPDTNSIWEILNHIIGWREVVLQGFPQNGYITPSHNYLHPVENTSYLEWEHTLVRLKDSQQDWTEFFETLDESIFDQPFGDKPYTYYELMLGILHHDIYHLGQISLLIKLIPKRLK from the coding sequence ATGGAAGAAGCCAACCGAATTAAAAGCCTCTTTGCCAAACAATTCGATGGTAAGCCTTGGTTAGGAGTCAATTTCACCGAAAAATTGCAGGAAGTGACACCCGAAATGGCTGCTTATAAAATCACTCCGGATACAAATTCCATTTGGGAGATACTAAACCATATCATTGGCTGGAGAGAAGTGGTTCTACAAGGATTCCCACAGAATGGATATATCACCCCAAGTCATAATTACCTGCACCCCGTAGAAAATACAAGTTATTTAGAATGGGAACATACGCTGGTTAGACTTAAAGATTCTCAGCAAGATTGGACAGAGTTTTTTGAAACATTGGATGAATCGATTTTTGATCAGCCTTTTGGTGATAAACCCTATACCTATTACGAATTGATGTTGGGAATTTTACACCATGACATTTATCACTTAGGTCAGATATCATTATTAATCAAGCTAATACCAAAAAGGCTTAAATAA